One genomic segment of Desulfatiglans sp. includes these proteins:
- a CDS encoding aquaporin (porin involved in osmoregulation allowing water to move into and out of the cell in response to osmotic pressure), with protein MKRYSAEFFGTFWLVLGGCGSAVLAA; from the coding sequence ATGAAGAGGTATAGCGCTGAGTTCTTTGGTACATTTTGGCTTGTTCTTGGTGGGTGCGGCAGTGCTGTTCTGGCTGCTG
- a CDS encoding class I SAM-dependent methyltransferase: protein MNSQRRDFDKEADSWDENPVRVKLAKDVASAITKQIILTHEMDVMDFGCGTGLLTFQLQPLVHSITGVDSSQGMLGIFNKRINDLKHGGIKALFLDLDRGDTLSGSYDLVMSNMTLHHVKELKPLFYQFQSIIVPGGYLCIADLDLDDGLFHDDKTGVFHSGFDRAAMREVFVEAGFENIQDITAAEVMKPTSKGEMGRFTIFLMTGQKR, encoded by the coding sequence ATGAATTCTCAAAGGCGGGACTTTGATAAAGAGGCTGACTCATGGGATGAAAATCCTGTAAGGGTCAAGCTAGCAAAGGATGTTGCCTCTGCCATAACAAAACAGATCATCTTAACCCATGAAATGGATGTTATGGACTTTGGCTGTGGCACTGGGTTATTGACCTTTCAACTCCAGCCCCTTGTTCATTCCATTACTGGCGTTGACAGTTCACAGGGGATGCTGGGTATATTTAATAAGAGGATCAATGACTTGAAGCATGGTGGGATTAAAGCCTTATTCCTTGATCTTGACAGGGGTGATACACTTAGCGGGTCATATGACCTTGTTATGAGCAACATGACCCTGCATCATGTTAAGGAGCTGAAACCTCTTTTCTATCAATTTCAAAGTATCATTGTCCCTGGCGGTTATCTGTGCATTGCTGACCTGGATCTGGATGATGGCCTTTTTCATGATGATAAAACAGGGGTATTCCATTCCGGATTTGACCGGGCTGCTATGCGGGAGGTTTTTGTAGAGGCAGGGTTTGAAAATATACAGGATATTACCGCTGCAGAAGTCATGAAACCGACCAGTAAGGGAGAAATGGGGCGGTTCACAATATTTCTTATGACAGGTCAGAAAAGATAA